From one Choloepus didactylus isolate mChoDid1 chromosome 24, mChoDid1.pri, whole genome shotgun sequence genomic stretch:
- the DLL1 gene encoding delta-like protein 1: MGRLRLLTLAIISALLWQVWGSGVFELKLQEFVNKKGLLGNRNCCRGGAGASAGSGLLQCDCKTFFRVCLKHYQASVSPEPPCTYGSAVTPVLGVNSFSLPDGAGSGDRAFSNPIRFPFGFTWPGTFSLIIEALHTDSPDDLTTENPERLLSRLATQRRLTVGEEWSQDLHSSGRTDLKYSYRFVCDEHYYGEGCSVFCRPRDDAFGHFTCGDRGEKVCNPGWKGQYCTEPICLPGCDEQHGVCDKPGECKCRVGWQGRYCDECIRYPGCLHGTCQQPWQCNCQEGWGGLFCNQDLNYCTHHKPCKNGATCTNTGQGSYTCSCRPGYTGANCETEINECDANPCKNGGSCTDLENSYSCTCPPGFYGKNCELSAMTCADGPCFNGGRCSDNPDGGYTCHCPVGYSGFNCEKKIDYCSSSPCSNGAQCVDLGSSYLCQCQAGFSGRHCDDNVDDCASLPCVNGGTCQDGVNDYSCTCPPGYTGKNCSAPVSKCEHGPCHNGATCHERNHRYVCECARGYGGPNCQFLLPEPAPGPVVVDFTERYLEGQGGPFPWIAVCAGVVLVLVVLLGCAALVVCARLRLQKRRPPADAGRGETETMNNLANCQREKGISVSIIAATQVKNTNKKADFHGDHNADKNGFKARYPAVDYNLVQDLKNEEPVRDEHGKGEAKYEPHGSAVEEKGSLALRGGEASERKRPDSVYSTSKDTKYQSVYVISEEKDECIIATEV; this comes from the exons ATGGGCCGCCTGCGTCTGCTGACCCTGGCCATCATCTCGGCCCTGCTGTGGCAG GTCTGGGGTTCGGGGGTGTTCGAGCTGAAGCTGCAGGAGTTTGTCAACAAGAAGGGGCTGCTGGGGAACCGCAACTGCTGCCGGGGGGGCGCGGGCGCCAGCGCGGGGTCGGGGCTGCTGCAGTGCGACTGCAAGACCTTCTTCCGCGTGTGCCTCAAGCACTACCAGGCCAGCGTGTCCCCCGAGCCGCCCTGCACCTACGGCAGCGCCGTCACGCCGGTGCTGGGCGTCAATTCCTTCAGCCTGCCCGACGGCGCGGGCAGCGGCGACCGCGCCTTCAGCAACCCCATCCGCTTCCCCTTCGGCTTCACCTGGCCG GGCACCTTCTCTCTCATCATTGAGGCCCTGCACACAGATTCTCCTGATGACCTCACAACAG AGAACCCCGAGCGGCTCCTCAGCCGCCTGGCCACGCAGAGGCGCCTGACGGTGGGCGAGGAGTGGTCGCAGGACTTGCACAGCAGCGGCCGCACCGACCTTAAGTACTCCTACCGCTTCGTGTGCGACGAGCACTACTACGGGGAGGGCTGCTCCGTCTTCTGCCGCCCCCGAGACGATGCGTTCGGCCACTTCACCtgtggggacagaggggagaaggTCTGCAACCCGGGCTGGAAAGGCCAGTACTGCACGGAAC CAATCTGCTTGCCAGGATGTGACGAGCAGCACGGAGTCTGTGACAAGCCGGGGGAATGCAA GTGCAGAGTTGGCTGGCAGGGTCGCTACTGTGACGAGTGCATCCGCTACCCCGGCTGCCTCCACGGCACCTGCCAACAGCCGTGGCAGTGCAATTgccaggagggctggggaggcCTCTTCTGCAACCAGG ATCTTAACTACTGCACACACCACAAGCCCTGTAAGAACGGAGCCACTTGCACCAACACCGGCCAGGGAAGCTACACTTGCTCTTGTCGACCTGGGTATACGGGCGCCAACTGTGAGACAGAGATCAATGAATGCGATGCCAACCCTTGTAAGAACGGAGGAAGCTGCACA gaCCTGGAAAACAGCTATTCCTGTACGTGTCCACCTGGCTTCTACGGCAAAAACTGTGAGCTTAGTGCCATGACCTGTGCCGATGGCCCTTGCTTCAACGGTGGCCGGTGCTCGGACAACCCTGATGGAGGATACACCTGTCACTGCCCTGTGGGTTATTCTGGCTTTAACTGCGAAAAGAAAATTGATTACTGCAGTTCTTCACCCTGTTCTAATG GGGCTCAGTGTGTTGATCTCGGCAGTTCCTACCTGTGCCAGTGCCAGGCTGGCTTCTCAGGGAGACACTGCGACGACAACGTGGACGACTGCGCGTCCCTCCCGTGCGTGAACGGGGGCACCTGCCAGGACGGCGTCAACGACTACTCTTGCACCTGCCCCCCGGGGTACACTGGCAAGAACTGCAGCGCCCCAGTCAGCAAATGCGAGCACGGCCCGTGCCACAACGGCGCCACCTGCCACGAGAGGAACCACCGCTACGTCTGCGAGTGTGCGCGGGGCTACGGGGGCCCCAACTGCCAGTTCCTGCTCCCGGAGCCGGCCCCGGGCCCCGTGGTGGTGGATTTCACTGAGCGGTACCTGGAGGGCCAGGGCGGGCCGTTCCCCTGGATCGCCGTCTGCGCAGGGGTCGTCCTGGTCCTCGTGGTGCTGCTGGGCTGCGCCGCCCTGGTGGTCTGCGCCCGGCTGCGGCTGCAGAAGCGGCGGCCCCCCGCGGACGCCGGCCGGGGGGAAACGGAGACCATGAACAACCTGGCCAACTGCCAGCGGGAGAAGGGCATCTCGGTCAGCATCATCGCGGCCACGCAGGTCAAGAACACCAACAAGAAGGCGGATTTCCACGGGGACCACAACGCGGACAAGAACGGCTTCAAGGCGCGCTACCCGGCCGTGGACTATAACTTGGTGCAGGACCTCAAGAACGAAGAGCCCGTCAGGGACGAGCACGGCAAGGGCGAAGCCAAGTATGAGCCCCACGGCTCGGCGGTGGAGGAGAAGGGCTCCTTGGCGCTCAGGGG TGGAGAAGCATCTGAACGAAAAAGGCCGGACTCTGTCTATTCCACTTCAAAAGACACAAAGTATCAGTCAGTGTATGTCATATCAGAGGAGAAAGACGAATGCATCATAGCAACTGAG GTGTAA